The Bacteroidota bacterium genome contains a region encoding:
- the pglX gene encoding BREX-1 system adenine-specific DNA-methyltransferase PglX, with the protein MKLADHVEHIRQLIDTAFRNRLGRMGITAKTLQPVETIHADYHAERKRIEAIREVWIAETRSAAEAYEKLVEEFTFTLFNRLSALKVMEAHTLHPEIVTRRSQHGDRSFAHRHWLEQNPDGRNLEAEGLVGFLEDQLSALAGDIPLFSPQYPYHLLPTAIELNGIISAFNQIEGDAQVEEAIWQSDDVLGWLYESYNNTKKAAHKESGDKTEYNKVSIQSQVYTPRWVVKFLVDNSLGKLYLEMYPDSEIRNHYKIANLSKTRTREPKPLTEIKLIDPATGSGNFLLYGFDLFYDLYTDQIENYGADYDERNLPELIITHNLHGIDLDDRAIQLAQLGLYIKAKRKKRSARIEHFNVVSSDFYLPEYAAVKHLFEGDKPLSPELERIVTDLWTDLQQAYKFGALIRLEEKFSIRLHGLVQQFGQFQIGFFDEQTLASYDGFRENFFANLQKAVVQNTAKQGQSFLNTKTQDAITFLQLLTQKYDVAVANPPYTDSSDFGPDLKNFVETNYRQPYKFNTNLYATFIKRCYELTNEQGKMALIHPLTFMYISSFEDVRRFLLEKTTIDLFVEFGLGGVFTSKVDVDVCAYVIKKVPTKNHESFFMNLQDYKGLKVKRSIFEEAYIDYLNSHHNKHNFKLNQEKLKIIEGWPFIYWISDGFREKFRGESIDANFKPTVGLMTGNNDKYLRFHWEVIKSDISENYSIDKKKWIPYQKGGEYNKWYGNNWLIVNYSNNGIELASRTNKNFYFKPGVTYSATSSKGVSYRVLPPNQIFDIKGSCVFPVSDEGNILYSCALLNSKLATYIISCLNATVETQTGDVKRIPFIKPPQLLEDNIAALAGENVEIKKQLNSYRIIETNYQQNPLSAFSEASLRDRLLSFLNFENARLTQVLLNEAVINELIFKVYELSEEDRLQVETKMGKPVGQLGITKEASTNYEREMTNGEIKLNPIVLEHVKKLPVIEFDEEKKRQIVSEFGALYQSNNDLEEFCIRHQVNPVNVWSWFKESRVLPQARAAEIALEFLADAFRSILMADEDGMVPLVGLPGEPRLYDRFEAYCYENGFTSAQIMQIDGLLGRPVGEYIEQFFFEDLCNLLNIFRHLPKTPFIWHLSSGEHQGFEVYIIIYKWNRDSLYKLKSSYLSKRTESLQFRLQHLGDSLTAQAQSEKETIRLQLQEIDRFAQKLDELIAEGYDPKLDDGVGKNIAPLQKKGLLRAEVLKSAGKNSQLEKYLKADW; encoded by the coding sequence ATGAAATTAGCCGATCACGTTGAACATATCCGCCAGCTTATTGATACTGCCTTCCGCAACCGGTTGGGCCGGATGGGCATTACTGCAAAAACCTTGCAGCCGGTAGAGACAATCCATGCCGATTACCATGCAGAAAGAAAGCGGATTGAAGCCATCCGTGAAGTATGGATCGCAGAAACCCGTTCGGCAGCAGAAGCTTACGAAAAACTGGTCGAAGAATTTACTTTTACCCTGTTTAACCGCCTTTCTGCGCTGAAGGTGATGGAAGCTCATACGCTCCACCCGGAAATTGTGACCCGCAGAAGCCAGCACGGAGACCGATCATTTGCTCACCGGCATTGGCTCGAACAAAATCCGGATGGGCGGAACCTGGAAGCGGAAGGTCTGGTCGGGTTTCTTGAGGATCAGTTGTCTGCATTGGCCGGTGACATTCCCCTGTTCAGTCCTCAGTACCCTTACCATTTATTGCCAACGGCCATTGAGCTTAACGGCATTATCAGTGCATTTAATCAGATTGAGGGTGATGCGCAGGTAGAAGAGGCAATCTGGCAGAGTGATGACGTGCTCGGTTGGCTTTACGAAAGCTACAACAACACCAAAAAAGCTGCCCACAAAGAAAGCGGCGATAAAACCGAATACAATAAAGTCAGTATTCAAAGTCAGGTTTATACACCCCGATGGGTGGTTAAGTTTTTAGTGGATAACAGTCTGGGAAAACTCTACCTGGAAATGTATCCTGACAGTGAGATCAGAAACCACTACAAAATTGCGAATTTATCAAAAACCAGAACCCGGGAACCCAAACCGCTAACGGAAATAAAGCTGATTGACCCTGCCACGGGCAGCGGTAATTTTTTACTGTATGGTTTTGATCTTTTTTATGACCTGTACACCGACCAGATTGAAAACTACGGTGCCGACTATGATGAACGTAACCTGCCTGAACTCATCATTACCCATAACCTGCACGGCATTGATCTGGATGACCGGGCCATTCAATTGGCGCAGCTGGGATTGTACATCAAGGCAAAGCGGAAGAAGCGGTCTGCCAGAATTGAACACTTTAATGTGGTAAGCTCCGATTTCTATCTGCCGGAATATGCCGCCGTTAAACATCTGTTTGAAGGCGACAAACCCCTGAGCCCCGAACTTGAACGGATTGTTACCGATCTCTGGACCGATCTGCAGCAGGCGTATAAATTTGGTGCGCTGATCAGGCTGGAAGAAAAGTTCAGCATCCGCCTGCACGGACTTGTACAGCAATTCGGGCAGTTTCAGATCGGGTTTTTCGATGAACAGACCCTGGCCAGTTATGATGGATTCAGAGAAAACTTTTTTGCCAACCTGCAAAAGGCCGTGGTACAAAACACCGCCAAACAGGGACAATCTTTTCTGAACACCAAAACCCAGGATGCCATCACCTTCCTGCAGCTCCTGACCCAGAAATACGATGTGGCGGTTGCCAACCCGCCTTATACCGACAGTTCAGACTTCGGACCGGATCTCAAAAATTTTGTTGAAACCAACTACCGCCAGCCTTACAAGTTTAACACAAATCTTTATGCTACGTTTATAAAAAGGTGCTATGAGTTAACTAACGAACAGGGTAAAATGGCGTTGATTCATCCGTTAACTTTTATGTACATCTCAAGCTTTGAAGACGTAAGAAGATTCTTACTTGAAAAGACAACCATTGATTTGTTTGTTGAATTTGGCTTGGGTGGGGTATTCACTTCAAAAGTTGATGTTGATGTTTGTGCTTATGTAATAAAAAAAGTACCAACAAAAAATCATGAGTCATTTTTCATGAATTTACAGGATTATAAGGGATTAAAAGTAAAAAGGAGTATTTTTGAAGAGGCTTATATTGACTACCTCAATTCTCACCACAACAAACATAATTTCAAATTAAACCAAGAAAAACTCAAAATCATCGAAGGCTGGCCGTTTATTTACTGGATCAGTGATGGGTTTCGGGAGAAGTTTAGGGGGGAGAGTATTGATGCAAATTTTAAACCTACTGTTGGTTTGATGACAGGTAATAATGACAAATATTTACGCTTTCATTGGGAAGTTATAAAGAGTGATATTTCTGAAAATTATTCCATTGATAAGAAAAAATGGATACCATATCAAAAAGGTGGTGAATACAATAAATGGTATGGCAACAATTGGCTTATTGTAAATTATAGTAATAATGGAATTGAATTGGCGTCAAGAACAAACAAGAACTTCTATTTCAAGCCTGGTGTTACTTATTCTGCCACATCATCAAAGGGTGTATCTTATAGAGTTTTACCACCCAATCAAATATTCGATATCAAAGGTTCTTGCGTTTTTCCAGTTTCAGATGAAGGTAACATATTATATTCCTGTGCATTACTAAATTCCAAGCTTGCAACTTATATTATTTCATGTCTAAATGCTACCGTTGAAACCCAAACAGGAGATGTTAAACGAATTCCATTTATCAAACCACCCCAACTTCTAGAAGACAACATTGCTGCCCTGGCAGGTGAGAATGTTGAAATCAAAAAGCAACTCAACTCTTACCGTATTATAGAAACCAATTACCAGCAAAACCCATTATCTGCTTTTTCAGAGGCTTCTCTGAGAGACCGGTTACTTTCGTTCCTCAATTTTGAGAATGCCCGGTTAACCCAGGTTCTGTTAAATGAAGCCGTCATCAATGAACTCATTTTCAAAGTCTATGAGCTGAGTGAAGAAGACCGGTTGCAGGTCGAGACCAAAATGGGAAAACCGGTGGGTCAATTGGGAATTACGAAGGAAGCAAGTACGAATTACGAAAGGGAAATGACGAATGGCGAAATCAAACTGAACCCAATCGTACTTGAACATGTAAAGAAGCTGCCGGTTATTGAGTTTGACGAAGAAAAAAAACGGCAGATTGTTTCAGAGTTTGGTGCTTTGTACCAGAGCAACAATGATCTCGAAGAATTCTGCATCCGTCATCAGGTGAATCCCGTCAACGTCTGGTCCTGGTTTAAAGAAAGCCGGGTGTTGCCTCAGGCCCGTGCAGCAGAAATTGCACTTGAGTTTCTGGCAGATGCCTTCCGCAGCATTCTTATGGCAGATGAAGATGGCATGGTACCATTGGTCGGTCTTCCCGGTGAACCCCGGCTTTACGACCGGTTTGAGGCGTATTGTTACGAAAACGGGTTCACCTCCGCCCAGATTATGCAGATAGACGGTCTGCTTGGCCGTCCGGTTGGTGAGTATATTGAGCAGTTTTTCTTCGAAGATTTGTGTAATCTTCTCAATATTTTTCGACACCTGCCCAAGACGCCGTTCATCTGGCATCTCAGCAGCGGTGAGCATCAGGGGTTCGAGGTCTACATCATTATTTACAAATGGAACCGGGATAGTTTATACAAACTGAAAAGCAGTTATCTGAGCAAACGCACCGAAAGTCTTCAGTTCAGGCTTCAGCATCTGGGAGACAGTTTAACAGCTCAGGCTCAATCAGAAAAAGAAACCATCAGACTGCAACTTCAGGAGATAGACCGGTTTGCCCAAAAGCTTGATGAACTCATAGCCGAAGGTTACGATCCCAAATTGGATGATGGCGTGGGTAAAAACATCGCCCCGTTACAGAAAAAAGGACTGCTGAGAGCAGAAGTCCTGAAGTCTGCCGGCAAAAACTCGCAGCTTGAAAAATATCTGAAAGCAGATTGGTGA
- a CDS encoding putative DNA binding domain-containing protein has product MKISEIIQRPEGRRLEFKQELPAVSDLAKTIVAFANDAGGDLFIGVRNNPRELVGIPESELFKIEEQIASVIHDHCSPVIVPEISFHSENGFHFIRIQIHRGSDFPYHLKSKGLKEGTFIRIGSTNRLADESIIAELQRRKRNVSFDSEPVYGKNPADFDIESFRQQFKSLTGEVLDDAALNKLALVKEHQGHLLPANAMALFSGYESRKDLFPYSKIECARFKGTSTDTKIDDKTITEQIGEQPAEALKFIQRHVDQASVIEGVYTKVRWEYPMDAIREALRNAVVHRDYSLTGKDIKVAIYDDMVEITSPGTLPPSIDFQEMEARQSDIRNKVIAPIFKRLGIIDQWGNGLKIISNELKAYPEIEFKWFERGLQFQVQFIKKNVQPVVSEVIDRDAVGKELGTKLGLSWDQVGTKLGPGWDQAGTKSAPGWRQVERLLAFAETARSMKELMELLEWKNRTKFRAKYINPLLESDLLEMTIPDKTQSSKQQYYLTAKGKSLLEFLKSLNL; this is encoded by the coding sequence ATGAAGATTAGCGAAATCATACAACGCCCGGAAGGTCGCAGATTGGAGTTTAAGCAGGAACTACCTGCAGTATCCGATCTCGCCAAAACCATCGTGGCGTTTGCCAACGATGCCGGCGGAGATTTGTTTATCGGCGTTCGAAACAATCCGCGGGAATTGGTGGGCATTCCGGAATCAGAGTTGTTTAAGATAGAAGAACAGATTGCCTCTGTCATTCACGATCACTGCAGTCCGGTTATTGTTCCTGAAATCAGTTTTCACTCAGAGAATGGCTTTCATTTTATTCGCATCCAGATTCACCGGGGTAGTGACTTTCCGTACCATCTTAAGTCAAAGGGATTAAAAGAAGGCACTTTTATCCGCATTGGTTCAACCAACAGGCTTGCAGATGAATCGATTATCGCCGAACTGCAGCGGAGAAAACGAAATGTTTCTTTTGACAGCGAACCTGTTTATGGTAAAAATCCGGCAGATTTTGATATTGAGTCCTTCCGGCAACAGTTTAAATCATTAACCGGTGAAGTGCTAGATGATGCTGCCCTGAATAAGTTAGCTTTGGTAAAAGAACATCAGGGACATTTGCTGCCGGCCAATGCCATGGCACTTTTTTCAGGTTACGAAAGCCGGAAAGACTTATTTCCTTACTCCAAAATTGAATGTGCCCGTTTCAAAGGCACCAGTACCGATACCAAGATTGACGATAAAACGATCACAGAGCAAATAGGCGAACAACCCGCTGAAGCACTGAAATTTATTCAACGGCATGTCGATCAGGCGTCGGTAATTGAAGGTGTATATACCAAAGTTCGCTGGGAATATCCCATGGATGCCATCCGGGAGGCACTTCGGAATGCGGTTGTTCACCGTGATTACAGTCTGACCGGCAAAGATATAAAAGTCGCTATTTACGATGATATGGTCGAGATAACCAGCCCGGGCACCTTGCCACCTTCCATTGATTTTCAGGAAATGGAGGCCCGCCAAAGCGATATCCGCAATAAGGTTATTGCTCCCATATTTAAACGCCTTGGTATTATTGATCAATGGGGTAATGGCTTAAAAATTATTTCCAATGAGCTTAAAGCCTATCCTGAAATTGAATTTAAATGGTTTGAAAGAGGGCTGCAGTTTCAGGTTCAGTTCATCAAAAAGAACGTCCAGCCAGTTGTGTCCGAAGTGATTGATCGTGATGCGGTTGGAAAGGAACTTGGGACTAAGTTGGGACTAAGTTGGGACCAGGTTGGGACCAAGCTGGGACCAGGTTGGGATCAAGCCGGTACTAAGTCTGCACCAGGTTGGCGCCAGGTTGAAAGATTATTGGCTTTTGCAGAAACAGCAAGATCGATGAAAGAACTCATGGAATTATTGGAATGGAAAAACAGGACGAAGTTCAGGGCAAAATACATTAACCCCTTGCTGGAATCAGATCTTTTGGAAATGACAATTCCTGATAAAACCCAAAGTTCAAAACAGCAATATTATTTGACAGCGAAGGGGAAATCGCTTCTTGAATTTCTGAAATCTCTTAATTTGTAA
- the brxL gene encoding protease Lon-related BREX system protein BrxL has translation MIILDDLDKKALDHFRGFVVKKDLVGIVKGGANVPAFVLEYLLANTCSTDNEEKLKEGIENVKKILRDHYINPEESTLIQSKLRQKGRYKIIDKISVELDSQRDRYWANISNSNIKKANIGDELVRNHEKLMLGGIWAIIEMEYDPMITIGSTVYPFVVRDIKPIQLSSFDTTRIADKRKEFSKAEWKTLLLRSAGYEPFSEGLDERKLSLLLCRLVPLVEANFNMVELGPRASGKSYIYLETTPYALVVSGGQGTVAQLFVNNTTGRIGAVGLMDAICFDESTDKLFPDREAITLMKMYMESGSFSRVKGGEMSGSASIILNGNINQPVETVLQTSHLFSPLSDEVNYDTAFLDRINLFLPGWEITKFSPKNFTNHFGFSTDFFSEVLKSQRKITYYDSIDKYFALGSHLKQRDSKSVRRIVSGFIKLLHPDGQYSKEDIREYLVIALEMRRRVKEQLKRIGGMEFWDTNFSYIDKETQEEIFIGLPEEKGSSIIENNPLQPGICYTATSDGENISLIKIEVVALKGSGKLIVTGTNNREVREAIINTYNYLRANEKSILNEQHSLDSFDLNIQISNLMGAHISGGIGCAVYVGIISAIYKKNLKSGLAVLGNISIGGAIERSLNLADKVSLLSENGAKTVLVPIDNLSEITTLPSGVLGKTDTPFFVNSQMLLQKAILGD, from the coding sequence ATGATCATTTTAGATGACTTAGATAAAAAAGCATTAGACCATTTCAGAGGTTTTGTAGTAAAGAAGGATCTGGTAGGCATTGTTAAAGGTGGTGCCAATGTTCCAGCCTTTGTACTTGAATACCTTCTGGCCAACACCTGCAGCACCGATAATGAAGAGAAACTGAAGGAGGGAATTGAGAATGTAAAGAAAATTCTACGTGATCATTATATCAATCCGGAAGAAAGTACACTCATTCAGTCCAAACTCCGGCAAAAAGGCAGATACAAGATTATTGATAAAATTTCAGTTGAGCTCGATTCACAAAGAGACCGGTATTGGGCCAATATCAGCAACTCGAACATCAAAAAGGCAAATATTGGTGACGAGTTGGTCCGTAACCATGAAAAACTAATGCTTGGCGGGATTTGGGCCATCATTGAAATGGAATACGATCCAATGATCACAATCGGTTCGACAGTTTATCCTTTCGTGGTCAGGGATATAAAACCGATTCAGTTATCAAGTTTCGATACGACACGCATTGCAGACAAGCGCAAAGAGTTCAGTAAAGCTGAATGGAAGACTTTATTGTTACGGAGTGCCGGCTATGAACCTTTCAGTGAAGGGTTGGATGAGCGTAAATTGAGTTTGCTGTTGTGCCGGTTAGTTCCACTGGTGGAAGCTAATTTTAATATGGTGGAACTCGGTCCAAGGGCTTCCGGGAAATCCTATATTTATTTGGAAACGACACCGTACGCATTGGTTGTATCTGGCGGGCAAGGGACGGTGGCCCAATTGTTTGTAAACAATACCACCGGCAGAATCGGGGCCGTTGGTTTAATGGATGCCATTTGCTTTGACGAAAGTACCGATAAATTATTTCCAGACCGTGAAGCCATTACACTGATGAAAATGTACATGGAATCCGGTTCCTTTTCGAGGGTAAAAGGAGGGGAAATGTCTGGCTCAGCATCGATTATTTTAAACGGAAATATTAATCAACCGGTCGAAACTGTTCTTCAAACTTCTCATTTATTCAGTCCACTATCTGATGAAGTGAACTATGATACAGCATTTCTGGATCGTATAAATTTATTCCTTCCCGGATGGGAGATTACTAAGTTCAGTCCAAAAAATTTCACAAACCATTTTGGTTTCAGTACAGACTTCTTTTCAGAGGTTCTTAAGTCTCAACGGAAAATCACTTATTACGATTCTATTGATAAATACTTCGCACTTGGTTCTCACCTGAAGCAACGTGATTCAAAGTCTGTCCGACGAATTGTTTCTGGATTTATCAAGTTGTTACACCCGGATGGACAATATTCCAAAGAGGACATAAGGGAATATTTGGTTATTGCATTGGAAATGAGAAGACGGGTTAAGGAACAATTAAAACGTATAGGTGGAATGGAGTTTTGGGACACCAATTTTTCATACATTGATAAGGAAACACAGGAAGAAATTTTCATTGGGCTACCCGAGGAAAAAGGGTCCTCAATCATCGAGAATAATCCACTTCAACCCGGTATTTGCTATACAGCAACCAGTGACGGCGAGAATATTTCGTTAATTAAAATTGAAGTTGTTGCCCTAAAAGGAAGTGGCAAACTGATTGTGACGGGCACTAACAATCGGGAAGTAAGAGAAGCGATAATTAATACCTACAATTATCTCAGAGCCAATGAAAAAAGTATTCTGAATGAGCAACATTCTCTGGATAGTTTTGACCTGAATATTCAAATCAGTAATCTGATGGGTGCACACATTTCCGGCGGAATCGGGTGTGCGGTTTATGTTGGTATAATTTCAGCCATCTACAAAAAAAATCTGAAGTCCGGTCTTGCTGTTCTGGGTAACATATCCATTGGTGGCGCCATTGAGCGATCTTTAAATTTAGCTGATAAGGTTAGTTTACTTTCTGAAAATGGTGCAAAAACGGTATTGGTCCCCATTGATAATCTATCCGAGATTACAACCCTACCATCTGGTGTTTTAGGAAAAACAGACACCCCGTTTTTTGTAAATAGTCAGATGTTGTTGCAAAAGGCGATATTGGGAGATTGA
- a CDS encoding AraC family transcriptional regulator, protein MKITVHHSIADLYHTLGLPVSGEIDFTILSIPAIHPVIPFQSPHLRADYFSFILTKDGSGTYFLDDHQFPFGPESFYFTNPGHVKRYNLDESEQALIIVLSEFFLTEYVHPNIFHEFPFLLAEMAPPATLKKPDFAEFERLYTQIEAEAEKPSAYQQNILGSLILVLLYKMKALFWQNYNPIAEGNTTSRIVQSFKKILESEFRTILQSESPAGILQVRQIADQLNIHPNYLNAVIKSKTGRPVSDWIAKRTVSVAKSLLLNTALTTKEIAFRLGFSEPTHFSRFFKNQTRLSPGEYRSQTRR, encoded by the coding sequence ATGAAGATTACTGTTCACCATTCCATCGCCGACCTGTACCACACCCTTGGTCTGCCGGTCAGCGGGGAAATTGATTTTACCATTCTGTCCATCCCGGCCATTCATCCGGTCATTCCCTTTCAATCCCCTCATTTGCGGGCCGACTATTTTTCATTCATTCTTACCAAAGACGGATCCGGGACCTACTTTCTCGATGATCATCAGTTTCCCTTTGGTCCGGAAAGCTTTTATTTCACCAATCCGGGACATGTGAAGCGATACAATCTGGATGAATCGGAACAGGCCCTGATCATTGTACTCTCAGAATTTTTCCTCACGGAATATGTCCATCCGAACATCTTTCATGAATTCCCGTTTCTGCTGGCCGAAATGGCTCCACCCGCCACGCTGAAAAAGCCTGATTTCGCCGAATTTGAACGGTTATACACACAGATTGAAGCAGAAGCAGAAAAACCATCGGCTTATCAGCAGAACATTCTGGGCAGTCTCATTCTGGTTCTGCTGTATAAAATGAAAGCCCTGTTCTGGCAGAACTACAACCCGATCGCCGAAGGAAACACCACCTCGCGGATTGTGCAGTCCTTCAAAAAAATTCTCGAATCCGAATTCAGAACCATTCTGCAGTCGGAAAGTCCGGCCGGTATCCTCCAGGTCCGTCAGATTGCCGATCAGCTGAATATTCACCCGAATTACCTGAACGCCGTGATCAAGAGTAAAACCGGACGTCCGGTTTCCGACTGGATTGCCAAACGCACGGTTTCCGTTGCGAAATCCCTGCTGCTCAACACCGCTCTGACGACGAAGGAAATTGCCTTCCGGCTGGGATTCAGCGAACCCACCCATTTCAGCCGGTTTTTCAAGAATCAGACCCGGCTTTCTCCCGGCGAATACCGTTCCCAAACCAGGCGGTAA
- a CDS encoding aldo/keto reductase: METLSLTTRHSSGIPFVGFGTYQLSSDQAEVGVREALKSGYRHIDSAEAYQNADGTGKAIRESGLNRSDLFITTKLFPGYKPWGAPEKSHAQTIESLKNQLVQLQLDYVDLFLIHSPMAETRLEQWQALIDLQRMGLTRHIGVSNYGIPQLKEITEAGMAKPFVNQVEFHPLCMRPALTRYMQEKSIAPMAYSSLAPLSTWRPVDGQGGNLLTDRKTDSQTTCRKLALKYQVSESQILLRWGLQHGYLVIPRSTRPERIRQNIDLFGFSVSPEDMALLDGLNQDLPFAWAGSGLDPMETAPIVS; encoded by the coding sequence ATGGAAACACTCTCACTAACCACCCGGCATTCATCAGGTATCCCCTTTGTCGGATTCGGGACCTATCAACTGTCATCCGACCAGGCGGAGGTTGGCGTACGGGAAGCACTTAAATCCGGCTATCGTCATATCGATTCTGCGGAGGCCTATCAGAATGCAGACGGCACCGGAAAAGCCATTCGGGAATCGGGGCTAAACCGATCCGATTTGTTCATCACCACCAAGCTGTTTCCCGGTTACAAGCCATGGGGAGCGCCCGAAAAATCTCACGCTCAAACCATTGAATCCTTAAAAAATCAGCTTGTTCAATTGCAACTGGACTATGTAGATTTATTCCTGATTCACTCCCCCATGGCAGAAACCCGTCTTGAACAATGGCAAGCCCTGATTGACCTGCAACGGATGGGTCTGACCCGGCATATCGGGGTATCGAACTACGGGATTCCCCAGCTTAAGGAGATTACAGAAGCCGGGATGGCAAAACCTTTCGTGAATCAGGTGGAATTCCACCCGCTTTGTATGCGACCGGCGCTTACCCGTTACATGCAGGAGAAATCCATTGCCCCGATGGCGTACAGTTCTCTGGCTCCGCTGTCGACCTGGCGACCCGTGGATGGACAGGGTGGCAACCTGCTTACCGACCGCAAAACGGATAGTCAGACCACTTGTCGGAAGTTGGCCTTGAAATACCAGGTTTCAGAGTCTCAGATTTTATTGCGGTGGGGACTTCAGCACGGGTATTTGGTCATTCCGAGAAGCACACGACCCGAGCGGATCCGTCAGAATATTGACTTGTTCGGATTTTCTGTTTCACCGGAAGACATGGCGCTGTTAGACGGATTGAACCAGGACCTGCCTTTTGCCTGGGCTGGCAGCGGACTCGATCCCATGGAAACCGCACCCATAGTATCATAA
- a CDS encoding aldo/keto reductase, giving the protein MEKRRIGNSDLMVFPIGLGTMGMSEFYGATNDEVSIKTIHQAVEWGVDFFDTADMYGSGHNEELLGKALKGRSGKVTVATKFGIKRGPKGEWLGTSGKPDYVKQACEASLNRLGMDVIDLYYCHRVDPSTPIEETVGAMAELVKEGKVRYLGLSEVKGETLKRAYAVHPIAAVQSEYSIWTRDIEEANLTTCRELGVSTVAYSPLGRGVLTGALNNLTDPRDFRTHLPRLQGENLKANQEIIRVIANMAAAKGVKPAQVALAWVLSRGTDVIPIPGTKRESYLAENLESIHIRFSEDEVRILDQLSALVRGNRYGDMSLTLQ; this is encoded by the coding sequence ATGGAAAAGCGACGAATCGGAAACAGTGATCTGATGGTATTTCCCATCGGACTGGGAACCATGGGCATGTCGGAATTTTATGGAGCCACCAACGATGAGGTGTCCATTAAAACCATCCATCAGGCGGTGGAATGGGGCGTGGATTTTTTTGATACAGCCGATATGTATGGCAGTGGCCACAATGAGGAATTGCTTGGAAAAGCACTGAAAGGGCGGTCCGGCAAGGTAACGGTGGCCACCAAGTTTGGCATCAAGCGCGGACCAAAGGGGGAATGGCTGGGAACCAGCGGGAAACCGGACTACGTGAAGCAAGCTTGTGAAGCCAGTTTAAACCGGTTGGGCATGGATGTGATTGATCTGTACTATTGTCACCGGGTGGATCCCTCCACCCCGATAGAGGAGACGGTCGGCGCCATGGCAGAGTTGGTGAAGGAAGGCAAGGTACGCTATCTCGGTTTGTCGGAAGTGAAGGGTGAAACTCTGAAGCGCGCCTATGCAGTTCATCCCATTGCTGCCGTTCAATCGGAATATTCCATCTGGACCCGGGATATTGAAGAGGCGAATCTGACCACCTGCCGGGAGTTGGGTGTTTCAACCGTGGCATACAGTCCGCTGGGACGCGGGGTACTGACCGGTGCCCTGAATAACCTGACGGATCCCCGTGATTTCCGGACGCATTTACCACGACTGCAGGGAGAGAACCTGAAGGCCAATCAGGAAATTATCCGCGTTATTGCTAATATGGCGGCTGCCAAAGGGGTGAAACCCGCGCAAGTGGCGCTGGCTTGGGTTCTTTCCCGTGGAACAGATGTGATTCCCATTCCCGGTACCAAACGGGAGAGCTATCTGGCAGAAAATCTGGAATCAATTCATATCAGATTCAGTGAGGATGAGGTTCGGATTCTGGATCAGCTATCTGCGCTGGTGAGGGGTAACCGCTACGGAGACATGTCGCTGACTCTGCAATAG
- a CDS encoding DUF1338 domain-containing protein, with product MDPIHSLFDRLWTDYSTRNPIANQIHALLEARGESVVNDHVAFRTFNTPSIGLAKLAQPFLNLGYEEKDPYHFPEKKLFARHYDHPSGAYPKVFISELLVEEFSADFQKVIELLVKQVPPSVVKSADFPIAGIPWKMIDSDTYEFLRKESEYAAWMAVNGFRANHFTVSVNRLKTFSSLEQLNTFLKENGFRLNAEGGEIKGSPAQLLEQSSTMANRIDIELADGVHTLPGCYYEFALRHKGPDGKLYPGFIAASADKIFESTDRK from the coding sequence ATGGACCCTATTCATTCCCTCTTCGACCGGCTGTGGACCGACTATTCCACCCGGAATCCCATTGCTAACCAGATACATGCCCTGCTCGAGGCCCGGGGCGAAAGCGTTGTGAATGATCACGTCGCCTTCCGGACATTCAACACCCCTTCGATCGGACTGGCCAAACTGGCTCAACCCTTCCTGAATCTGGGGTATGAGGAGAAGGATCCCTATCATTTCCCTGAGAAAAAGCTGTTCGCACGGCATTATGATCACCCATCCGGTGCTTATCCGAAAGTTTTTATTTCCGAGCTGCTGGTTGAAGAATTTTCAGCCGATTTCCAGAAGGTGATTGAACTGCTGGTGAAACAGGTTCCGCCATCCGTGGTGAAAAGTGCCGATTTTCCCATTGCGGGCATTCCCTGGAAAATGATCGATTCTGATACCTATGAGTTTCTGCGGAAGGAAAGTGAATATGCGGCCTGGATGGCGGTGAACGGTTTCCGGGCGAATCACTTTACTGTTAGTGTGAACCGCTTGAAAACCTTTTCCTCATTGGAACAACTGAACACTTTTCTGAAGGAAAACGGATTCCGGCTGAATGCCGAAGGAGGCGAAATCAAAGGATCCCCGGCGCAGTTACTCGAGCAGTCTTCCACCATGGCCAACCGCATCGACATCGAACTGGCCGATGGTGTTCATACCCTCCCGGGCTGTTACTATGAATTTGCATTGCGGCACAAGGGTCCGGATGGGAAACTGTACCCGGGTTTTATTGCTGCTTCGGCAGATAAGATTTTCGAATCTACCGACCGGAAGTAA